The Macadamia integrifolia cultivar HAES 741 chromosome 4, SCU_Mint_v3, whole genome shotgun sequence genome contains the following window.
ACTCAGTCTGTCAGATCAAAGTGTTTTGAGGGCTTTGTGCCGCAGGCCAAAACCAGAGAAAACAGTAAGGGGAGATGGCCCACACCTTAGGTTCTTGGTCGGTTCGATGAGCTCTGAATGTGGGGCTTGATGGTAGCATCCATGGGAGCTATTGAcagggaaaggaagatttcTGTTTCTAAGAGCCAACACAAGAACTTGAAAGAATCCGGTGAACAAGCTTTTACTGGCCTTCACTTTGATATACAAAGGAGAACCCACTAAGAACAGTAGAGCAGCTATGAGCATGAGAAATGCAGGTACTGCAAAACCCACTTTCCAGCCGAAATGATCTTGAATGTACACAATCACAGTAAGTGCAAGAATGGTGGAAATCCCAGTAGAAGCATAGAACCAGTTGAAGAAGCTCTGTAAGATCCCCTCATTGTTTGGTCCATCTATCTTGATCAATTGATCTGCTCCAAAGGCAATGGAGCATGGCCTAATGCAACCAGCTCCAATGGACATGAGCAGAAATGAGGAGAACAAGAGAGTCAATTGGGACGACGATGGTTGGCTCAAGGGAGAAGAAGGCTTCGTCTCTGGAACCATTGCTGTTAACCATAGCAGAATCATCCCCTGCCAAAACCCACCAAACAATGTTCAAAATTGGATCTTTTGAAAGGATTTGAGtgaaattaaagtaaattaaTTAAAGCTTACAAGGAGGCTAGAGATGGAGCCCAAGACGATGACACGAAATCGACCCAAGTAAGAATCAGAGAGGAAAGCTCCAACTATGGCGAAGGCATTTGAAGTAGCAGACCAGAGCAAGAGAATGGTGGTTCCAGTGGCGGCGTTCAAGTTATATTCTTTCATTAAGTAGAATATCATATTGGGCATCAGCCCATAGCTTGCAACCTTCTCAAACGATTCGTTCACTGCAGAATTGGATTAAGAAAAGGTAATATGAAAGAATTAATCATCAGacttgggaaaaagaaagggataaagggaagagagatgatgatgatctcACCTATGATGAAGGGCATGGTTCTGAAGCCACCATTATGGGTTGTAGGAGACAACAGTTGGGTTATCTTGGGAGAGCTTCCAGTTAATTCCTCCATTATCACACCTCTGTTTCTTTCCGTCCTCTGCAACTACTGTGGTTTCAAATTCATAGAGAGTTTTTAGTCTATCAAAGtatagagagagaagagagaagagttgTGTTTCTGAGGTATTGGAGACTGAGCTGTGTGTTTAGAATATAAAGAGAGCCGCCCTGGCGTTCTTGACATGTGATGCGACTCATTTATCCTGTTGCCCACGCAATGGGCTTGTAGGGGCTCGCAGCCCCAAGGGTTCATGACATTGgagggggttgaaatcgtctataattctgatctcgtacaatttcataTAATATTATCTTCAGGCAGTGATAcgtatattgataccaatacaatggtccagatttagttcaactaataaaacattaaatcagtgaagagacatttaaatcagatctgaaccattgtattggtatcaatatacgTGTCACCGTCTAaaagtggtattgcacggaattataCGAAttcggaattgtagacgatttttttcccattggagGATAATGAtaaagaaggaaatttttttctttcggcCGGGTTGGGGAGTGTGGCCCCTACGCCCAGTCATATTGGATGGCCAAAAAGACTAGGCAACCCCTCATGGAAGGAAAAATTGACGTCTCTAGGAATGTTTCTCCTTGTGTGCTCCCATTCGTTGGAATAGGTATAGGCATACCATGGTCAACTAGTAAGCAACACCAATGGGAACAAAAGACAAAGCATCATATGGGAGACGTAGATGggtctttctttatttttttgttgtatgcTACTCGTTATTGGTTTGATGTGTAGGATAAAGATATAAGCAGACAAAGTGT
Protein-coding sequences here:
- the LOC122075849 gene encoding protein NRT1/ PTR FAMILY 1.1-like isoform X2, giving the protein MEELTGSSPKITQLLSPTTHNGGFRTMPFIIVNESFEKVASYGLMPNMIFYLMKEYNLNAATGTTILLLWSATSNAFAIVGAFLSDSYLGRFRVIVLGSISSLLGMILLWLTAMVPETKPSSPLSQPSSSQLTLLFSSFLLMSIGAGCIRPCSIAFGADQLIKIDGPNNEGILQSFFNWFYASTGISTILALTVIVYIQDHFGWKVGFAVPAFLMLIAALLFLVGSPLYIKVKASKSLFTGFFQVLVLALRNRNLPFPVNSSHGCYHQAPHSELIEPTKNLSFLNKACINENPSSNPKKKLCTVDQVESLKSLVRVIPIWSSGIILQVIINQSSFTAIQASTMDRHLTSHFQIPAGSFTVFLVLTLTIWVAMYDRVIVPLMAKYMRKPRGLGQNQRMGIGILVSVAAMAVSAGVEMVRRRSAIGEGLADNPLRVVNMSAMWLVPQQCLLGLAEAIYAVAQIEFFYSHFSKNMASVAMGIFTLGMAAGNLIGSLIVKIVDGVTKRGARKRKPNMRVEQKQRFVMVAKGLYDLTVYDLMDRPNLKEYIFGLLSYCARKQDLEIF
- the LOC122075849 gene encoding protein NRT1/ PTR FAMILY 1.1-like isoform X3, encoding MEELTGSSPKITQLLSPTTHNGGFRTMPFIIVNESFEKVASYGLMPNMIFYLMKEYNLNAATGTTILLLWSATSNAFAIVGAFLSDSYLGRFRVIVLGSISSLLGMILLWLTAMVPETKPSSPLSQPSSSQLTLLFSSFLLMSIGAGCIRPCSIAFGADQLIKIDGPNNEGILQSFFNWFYASTGISTILALTVIVYIQDHFGWKVGFAVPAFLMLIAALLFLVGSPLYIKVKASKSLFTGFFQVLVLALRNRNLPFPVNSSHGCYHQAPHSELIEPTKNLSFLNKACINENPSSNPKKKLCTVDQVESLKSLVRVIPIWSSGIILQVIINQSSFTAIQASTMDRHLTSHFQIPAGSFTVFLVLTLTIWVAMYDRVIVPLMAKYMRKPRGLGQNQRMGIGILVSVAAMAVSAGVEMVRRRSAIGEGLADNPLRVVNMSAMWLVPQQCLLGLAEAIYAVAQIEFFYSHFSKNMASVAMGIFTLGMAAGNLIGSLIVKIVDGVTKRGEVCDGSKGLV